The Barnesiella intestinihominis YIT 11860 genome includes a window with the following:
- a CDS encoding DUF3408 domain-containing protein — translation MGSRKVNTEGIDEELLLASIGRRTQDGTLRPAQEVPAAAPTEEDTAAPEPSPVQPVTREKAQRESGRRKRQDEDYNELFLRRNEIKTRQCVYISRDVHGKILRIVNDIAGGEISVGGYVDTVLRQHLEQHKERINELYKKQREDLI, via the coding sequence ATGGGCAGCAGGAAAGTGAACACGGAAGGCATCGACGAGGAACTGCTGTTAGCCTCCATCGGGCGGCGCACACAGGACGGGACACTGCGCCCCGCACAGGAAGTACCCGCAGCTGCACCGACCGAAGAGGACACCGCCGCACCGGAACCATCTCCTGTGCAACCCGTAACACGGGAAAAAGCGCAGAGGGAAAGTGGACGCCGGAAAAGGCAGGACGAGGACTACAACGAGCTATTCCTGCGCCGCAACGAGATAAAGACCCGCCAATGTGTCTATATCAGCCGTGACGTCCACGGCAAGATCCTCAGAATCGTGAACGACATCGCCGGAGGGGAAATCTCAGTAGGCGGATATGTGGATACCGTGCTGCGCCAGCATCTGGAACAGCACAAGGAGAGAATCAACGAACTGTACAAGAAACAACGTGAAGATCTGATTTGA
- a CDS encoding ParA family protein, with amino-acid sequence MTQCRQSPFVRRTASPQNRIRDDPPACVVTEADGATAKSVWKQKNKSSTIKINGTMSKEIFVAFATQKGGIGKSTVTALAASYLHNVKGYNVAVVDCDDPQHSIHGLREHEMGLIDSSTYFKALACDHFRRIKKNAYTIVKSNAVNALDDAERMIATEDVKPDVVFFDMPGTLRSNGVIKTLSQMDYIFTPLSADRFVVESTLKFVTMFRDRLMTTGQAKTKGLHLFWTMVDGRERNDLYGIYEEVIAEMGFPVLSTRLPDSKKFRRDLSEERKSVFRSTIFPMDTALLKGSGIREFSEEISDIIRPQ; translated from the coding sequence ATGACGCAATGTCGTCAATCACCATTTGTCCGACGCACCGCTTCACCACAGAACCGGATACGCGACGACCCGCCTGCGTGTGTAGTCACGGAAGCGGATGGTGCGACAGCCAAATCCGTATGGAAACAGAAAAACAAATCATCAACAATTAAAATAAATGGAACTATGAGTAAGGAAATCTTCGTTGCATTCGCAACACAGAAAGGTGGCATCGGCAAATCCACTGTCACGGCACTTGCCGCCAGCTACCTGCACAACGTGAAAGGCTACAATGTCGCCGTCGTGGACTGCGACGACCCGCAGCACAGCATCCACGGGCTGCGCGAACACGAAATGGGGCTTATCGACAGCAGCACCTACTTCAAGGCTCTCGCTTGCGACCATTTCCGCCGGATCAAAAAGAACGCCTACACCATCGTCAAAAGCAATGCGGTGAACGCCCTCGACGATGCCGAGAGGATGATTGCCACTGAGGACGTGAAACCCGACGTGGTGTTCTTCGACATGCCCGGCACACTCCGAAGCAACGGCGTGATAAAGACGCTCTCGCAGATGGACTACATTTTCACTCCGCTGAGTGCCGACCGCTTTGTCGTGGAGAGTACCCTGAAATTCGTCACGATGTTCCGCGACAGGCTGATGACTACCGGACAGGCGAAAACAAAGGGGCTGCATCTGTTCTGGACGATGGTGGACGGCAGGGAGAGGAACGACTTGTACGGCATCTACGAGGAAGTGATAGCCGAAATGGGCTTTCCGGTACTTTCCACCCGCTTGCCCGACAGCAAGAAGTTCCGCCGTGACCTTTCGGAAGAGCGCAAGAGCGTTTTCCGCTCCACCATCTTCCCGATGGACACGGCACTGCTGAAAGGGAGTGGCATCCGGGAGTTTTCCGAAGAGATAAGCGACATCATCAGACCGCAGTGA
- the mobA gene encoding conjugal transfer protein MobA yields MKEKRKSKSGRNPKLDPAVYRYTVRFNEEEHNRFLAMFGKSGVYARSVFLKAHFFGQPFKVLKVDKTLVDYYTKLSDFHAQFRAVGTNYNQVVKELRLHFSEKKAMALLYKLEQHTVELVKLSRRIVELSREMEAKWSQKSV; encoded by the coding sequence ATGAAAGAGAAAAGGAAAAGCAAATCAGGGAGAAATCCCAAACTTGATCCGGCGGTGTACCGGTACACCGTCCGTTTCAACGAGGAGGAACACAACCGTTTCCTCGCCATGTTCGGAAAATCGGGTGTCTATGCACGGTCTGTTTTCCTCAAAGCGCACTTCTTCGGGCAACCGTTCAAGGTGCTGAAGGTGGACAAGACGTTGGTGGACTATTACACCAAACTGTCGGATTTTCATGCACAATTCCGTGCCGTGGGTACGAATTACAACCAAGTCGTGAAGGAACTGAGGCTGCATTTTTCAGAGAAAAAGGCGATGGCGTTGCTCTACAAATTAGAGCAACACACCGTCGAACTCGTGAAACTGAGCCGCCGGATTGTGGAACTTTCAAGGGAAATGGAGGCAAAATGGTCGCAAAAATCAGTGTAG
- the mobB gene encoding conjugal transfer protein MobB: MVAKISVGSSLYGAIAYNGEKINEAQGRLLTTNRIYNDGSGTVDIGKAMEGFLTFLPPQMKIEKPVVHISLNPHPEDVLTDIELQNIAREYLEKLGFGNQPYLVFKHEDIDRHHLHIVTVNVDENGKRLNRDFLYRRSDRIRRELEQKYGLHPAERKNQRLDNPLRKVAASAGDVKKQVGNTVKALNGQYRFQTMGEYRALLSLYNMTVEEARGNVRGREYHGLVYSVTDDKGNKVGNPFKSSLFGKSAGYEAVQKKFVRSKSEIKDRKLADMTKRTVLSVLQGTYDKDKFVSQLKEKGIDTVLRYTEEGRIYGATFIDHRTGCVLNGSRMGKELSANALQEHFTLPYAGQPPIPLSIPVDAADKAHGQTAYDSEDISGGMGLLTPEGPAVDAEEEAFIRAMKRKKKKKRKGLGM; encoded by the coding sequence ATGGTCGCAAAAATCAGTGTAGGAAGTTCGTTGTACGGCGCGATTGCCTACAACGGGGAGAAGATTAACGAGGCGCAGGGGCGGCTTCTCACCACCAACCGCATCTACAATGACGGTTCGGGAACGGTGGACATAGGCAAGGCGATGGAGGGTTTTCTCACCTTCCTGCCACCGCAGATGAAGATCGAGAAGCCGGTGGTGCATATCTCTCTCAACCCGCACCCGGAGGATGTGCTGACCGATATTGAGTTGCAGAATATCGCCCGCGAGTATCTGGAAAAACTCGGTTTCGGAAACCAGCCTTATCTTGTATTCAAGCACGAGGACATCGACCGCCACCACCTGCACATCGTGACGGTCAACGTGGACGAGAACGGGAAAAGGCTCAACCGGGATTTTCTCTACCGCCGCAGCGACCGTATCCGCAGGGAACTGGAACAGAAGTACGGATTGCATCCGGCAGAACGTAAAAATCAGAGATTGGATAATCCGTTGCGCAAGGTGGCCGCATCGGCAGGTGATGTGAAGAAGCAGGTAGGCAACACCGTGAAGGCTCTGAATGGGCAGTACCGTTTCCAGACGATGGGCGAATACCGTGCGCTCCTTTCCTTATATAATATGACGGTGGAGGAAGCGAGGGGCAACGTGCGCGGACGGGAGTATCACGGGCTGGTCTATTCCGTCACGGACGACAAGGGTAACAAGGTGGGCAACCCGTTCAAATCCTCGCTTTTCGGGAAGTCCGCAGGCTATGAAGCCGTACAGAAGAAGTTTGTCCGTTCCAAATCGGAAATCAAGGATAGGAAACTGGCAGACATGACGAAACGCACCGTCCTTTCCGTGCTGCAAGGCACTTATGACAAGGACAAATTTGTATCCCAACTCAAAGAGAAGGGCATCGACACCGTACTGCGCTACACAGAGGAAGGGCGCATCTATGGGGCTACCTTCATCGACCACCGCACGGGATGCGTGCTGAACGGTTCGCGCATGGGTAAGGAGCTTTCGGCGAATGCCTTGCAGGAACACTTCACCCTGCCATACGCCGGACAACCGCCGATACCGCTATCCATCCCTGTGGATGCTGCGGACAAGGCACACGGGCAGACCGCCTACGACAGTGAAGATATATCGGGCGGTATGGGCTTGCTCACTCCCGAAGGTCCGGCGGTAGATGCCGAGGAAGAGGCTTTCATCCGGGCGATGAAGCGCAAAAAGAAGAAAAAACGCAAGGGCTTGGGTATGTAA
- the mobC gene encoding conjugal transfer protein MobC, which translates to MSQQEDDLRALAKIMDFLRAVSIILVVMNVYWFCYEAIRLWGVNIGVVDKILLNFDRTAGLFHSILYTKLFSVLLLALSCLGTKGVKGEKITWGRIWTAFAVGFVLFFLNWWLLPLPLPLEAVTGLYVLTIGTGYVCLLMGGLWMSRLLKHNLMEDVFNNENESFMQETRLIESEYSVNLPTRFYYRKRWNNGWINVVNPFRASIVLGTPGSGKSYAVVNNFIKQQIEKGFSQYIYDFKYPDLSTIAYNHLLNHPDGYKVKPKFYVINFDDPRRSHRCNPIHPDFMEDITDAYESAYTIMLNLNKTWVQKQGDFFVESPIILFASIIWYLKIYQNGKFCTFPHAIEFLNRRYEDIFPILTSYPELENYLSPFMDAWLGGAAEQLMGQIASAKIPLSRMISPQLYWVMSDSEFTLDINNPEEPKILCVGNNPDRQNIYGAALGLYNSRIVKLINKKGMLKSSVIIDELPTIYFKGLDNLIATARSNKVAVCLGFQDFSQLVRDYGDKEAKVVMNTVGNIFSGQVVGETAKTLSERFGKVLQKRQSISINRQDVSTSINTQMDALIPPSKISGLTQGMFVGSVSDNFNERIEQKIFHCEIVVDAEKVKREESAYKKIPVITNFTDEDGNDRMKETVQANYRRIKEEVKQIVQEELERIKNDPVLCKLLPDNETV; encoded by the coding sequence ATGTCACAACAAGAAGACGATTTGAGGGCATTGGCGAAAATCATGGATTTTCTGCGTGCCGTGAGTATCATTTTAGTGGTCATGAACGTGTACTGGTTCTGCTACGAAGCCATCCGGCTGTGGGGCGTGAACATCGGCGTGGTGGACAAAATCCTTCTGAACTTCGACCGCACGGCGGGGCTGTTCCATTCCATTCTCTACACGAAGCTGTTTTCCGTCCTTTTGCTTGCCTTGTCCTGTCTGGGTACGAAGGGTGTCAAGGGTGAGAAAATCACTTGGGGGAGAATCTGGACAGCATTTGCCGTCGGGTTCGTGCTGTTTTTCCTGAACTGGTGGTTGCTGCCCCTGCCGCTGCCGCTTGAAGCGGTGACGGGACTGTATGTCCTTACCATTGGAACGGGCTATGTCTGCCTGTTGATGGGTGGTCTGTGGATGAGCCGCCTGTTGAAACACAATTTGATGGAGGATGTTTTCAACAACGAGAACGAGAGTTTCATGCAGGAAACGAGGCTTATCGAAAGCGAGTATTCGGTCAATCTGCCGACACGTTTCTATTACAGGAAACGCTGGAACAACGGTTGGATCAATGTAGTTAATCCCTTCCGTGCGTCCATCGTGTTGGGTACGCCGGGCAGCGGCAAGTCCTATGCCGTGGTAAACAATTTTATCAAGCAACAGATTGAAAAGGGCTTTAGTCAATACATCTACGATTTCAAGTATCCCGACCTATCTACTATTGCCTACAACCATTTGCTGAACCACCCGGACGGCTACAAGGTAAAGCCGAAGTTCTATGTGATCAACTTCGACGACCCGCGACGCTCTCATCGGTGCAATCCCATTCACCCGGATTTTATGGAAGATATTACGGATGCCTATGAGAGTGCCTACACAATAATGCTCAACCTCAATAAAACGTGGGTGCAAAAGCAGGGCGACTTCTTCGTGGAGTCACCTATCATTCTGTTTGCCAGTATTATCTGGTATCTCAAAATCTATCAGAACGGGAAGTTTTGCACGTTTCCCCATGCTATCGAGTTTCTGAACCGCCGTTACGAGGATATATTTCCGATACTGACCTCTTATCCGGAGCTGGAGAACTACCTTTCGCCGTTCATGGATGCGTGGCTTGGAGGGGCTGCGGAGCAGCTCATGGGTCAGATAGCGTCGGCAAAAATCCCGCTTTCGAGGATGATTTCACCGCAGCTCTACTGGGTGATGTCAGACAGCGAGTTTACGCTGGACATCAACAATCCCGAAGAGCCGAAAATCCTCTGCGTGGGTAACAATCCCGACCGTCAGAATATCTACGGTGCGGCACTCGGTCTGTATAATTCCCGTATCGTGAAGCTCATCAACAAGAAGGGGATGCTGAAGTCATCGGTCATCATCGACGAGTTGCCCACAATATACTTCAAAGGGTTGGACAATCTTATAGCTACCGCCCGAAGCAACAAGGTTGCCGTGTGTCTGGGCTTTCAGGATTTCAGCCAGTTAGTGCGTGACTACGGGGACAAAGAGGCGAAAGTGGTGATGAACACTGTCGGCAATATTTTCTCCGGTCAGGTGGTGGGGGAAACAGCCAAGACGCTCTCCGAGCGGTTCGGTAAGGTGTTGCAGAAACGGCAGTCCATCTCCATCAACCGGCAGGATGTTTCCACCTCCATCAACACGCAGATGGACGCGCTCATTCCACCGAGTAAGATTTCCGGGCTTACGCAGGGAATGTTTGTCGGTTCTGTATCCGACAACTTCAACGAGCGTATCGAGCAGAAGATTTTTCATTGCGAGATTGTGGTGGATGCCGAAAAGGTGAAACGGGAAGAAAGTGCCTACAAGAAAATTCCCGTCATTACAAACTTCACGGACGAGGACGGCAACGACCGCATGAAGGAAACGGTGCAGGCGAACTACCGGCGCATCAAGGAAGAGGTGAAGCAGATTGTGCAGGAGGAACTGGAGCGTATCAAAAACGATCCGGTGCTGTGTAAACTGCTACCAGATAATGAGACTGTCTAA
- a CDS encoding P-loop NTPase fold protein, with product METKLQSKQQYPRFIQNKPCGIDKFDGGSQERLAKTIARHFCQNDSLDEECTLPRIIGIEGIWGSGKSNVVKMLERELSDDYYFFEYDAWGHQEDLQRRSILELLTSKLIDDGILSGNATIKVKGGGTKTVSWSEKLKYLLARKTETVTEKYPLISNGMVAAFLVAVLTPIFTFIAYAVKPTPTTWWFSLLSIIIAALPVLIALCVWKWAYSKDHKYGWSYMLAIYQDKVEKDVCYETLSEDEPTVYEFKTWMQDISDFIKEKGQRKLVLVFDNMDRLPAEKVKELWSSIHTFFADSGFENVWAVIPFDETHLACAFGDETDEQTKQLTKYFINKTFPIVYRVAPPVITDYRSIFNKLFVEAFGETENEAKETINRIFRLVNPNANVREIISYINEMVALKQEWCNEILMINIALFCLKKTDILANPVEQILSGDYLNGIQTIINNDLQTQREIAALVYGVDVEDARQIPLKKYIEGCINGEEDHDINQYAETNKQFDTVLEEVIQCMDNALIDKIIHCLHKLTRKSDVILRVWQRIAQLKLKESIEKQVFPVEYQELLLHLDTESQNHVIAQLYKKIVRFNDFNGGDYFKTLDAIDRFIAQNKLACDFTSLIEAKTVKPNTFIDYIQAANATDAAYRDNATTKAYKYYQVATNSEALDNYLANLLPDNFDHADIVKTLKDNSTYTFPTLLQAITNCIDEQNVNKDNIGAIFTTYRLLASDEERPLPVTLDSTYINQLHSELETDGRNIKESGYYDLVAMQLAHGHSVSLIEGGDIKYVAELMDYYVDHGDLLVNSVGWNIPLLNETLQYMVNHKLGYKLLLSDILPQFEDIKNRIGVTDEVFIEHLAEWNTDLDKYITKNNIKDVIPDASFYDLTTKISNVLTDHINKIAFEALSEISVDTLYAQRTAHTSYYWFVAIKHLLAKIKSLPDNLTEFGKKILMDIASGTQSLNPFPNCFKNIVERLDKRKIKSTVTDIRNDFCIGKKTINAIKFQFFETWLRSHGNLKSQAGDVIDKIVKPVISDGACRSLILQNKDFYMDLINTAGDDAYELKKSLRNLIQKDSDPQLVKFVNSIDSVPEVETA from the coding sequence ATGGAAACAAAACTACAATCCAAACAGCAATATCCGCGGTTTATCCAAAATAAACCGTGTGGTATTGACAAATTCGATGGAGGTTCGCAAGAAAGGTTGGCAAAAACTATTGCTCGCCATTTTTGTCAGAATGATTCATTGGATGAGGAATGTACTTTACCTCGAATTATCGGCATCGAAGGTATTTGGGGATCTGGAAAATCCAACGTGGTTAAAATGTTGGAACGTGAATTATCAGACGACTATTACTTTTTTGAGTATGACGCATGGGGACATCAAGAGGACTTGCAACGCCGCTCTATATTGGAATTGCTTACAAGCAAACTTATTGATGATGGTATCCTATCTGGAAATGCAACAATAAAAGTCAAAGGTGGAGGTACGAAAACCGTATCATGGTCTGAAAAGCTGAAATATTTATTAGCCCGTAAAACGGAGACCGTAACCGAAAAATATCCCCTTATCAGTAATGGTATGGTTGCGGCATTTTTGGTTGCAGTTTTAACTCCGATATTTACATTTATTGCGTATGCAGTAAAACCTACACCCACAACATGGTGGTTTTCTTTATTGTCTATTATCATAGCTGCACTGCCAGTTCTTATTGCATTGTGCGTTTGGAAATGGGCATATAGCAAAGATCATAAATATGGATGGAGTTATATGTTAGCTATTTATCAAGATAAAGTCGAAAAGGACGTTTGCTATGAGACTTTGAGCGAAGACGAACCAACGGTTTACGAGTTCAAAACATGGATGCAAGACATTTCTGATTTTATCAAGGAAAAAGGACAACGTAAATTAGTCCTTGTTTTTGACAACATGGATCGTCTCCCCGCTGAAAAAGTAAAAGAATTATGGTCTTCTATCCATACGTTCTTCGCCGATAGCGGTTTTGAAAATGTTTGGGCTGTTATTCCTTTCGATGAAACACATTTAGCTTGTGCATTCGGAGATGAGACCGACGAACAAACGAAACAACTGACCAAGTATTTTATCAATAAAACTTTCCCTATTGTTTATCGTGTTGCTCCTCCTGTTATTACCGACTATCGAAGTATATTCAACAAACTGTTTGTTGAAGCATTTGGAGAAACAGAAAATGAAGCGAAAGAAACTATAAATCGGATATTCAGATTGGTAAATCCTAATGCCAATGTTAGGGAAATTATATCATATATCAATGAGATGGTCGCTCTTAAACAAGAGTGGTGTAACGAAATTTTGATGATAAACATAGCATTGTTCTGTTTGAAGAAGACGGATATTCTGGCAAATCCAGTAGAACAAATATTGTCCGGCGACTATCTGAATGGCATTCAAACAATAATTAACAATGATCTGCAAACACAACGCGAAATTGCAGCTTTGGTATATGGTGTCGATGTTGAAGATGCTCGACAAATTCCATTGAAAAAATATATTGAAGGCTGCATCAACGGAGAAGAAGACCACGACATAAATCAATATGCAGAGACTAATAAACAATTTGACACTGTATTAGAAGAAGTTATACAATGTATGGACAATGCGCTTATCGATAAGATTATACATTGTTTGCATAAATTAACTCGAAAGAGCGATGTTATTCTGCGTGTATGGCAAAGAATAGCACAATTGAAATTAAAAGAATCCATAGAGAAGCAGGTGTTCCCTGTCGAATACCAAGAACTGCTGTTGCATTTAGACACGGAAAGCCAAAACCATGTGATTGCTCAATTATATAAGAAGATAGTTCGGTTCAATGACTTCAATGGCGGCGACTATTTCAAAACGTTAGATGCAATAGACAGGTTTATTGCGCAAAATAAGTTGGCGTGCGATTTTACGTCATTGATTGAAGCAAAAACAGTCAAGCCAAATACATTTATCGATTATATTCAAGCTGCAAATGCAACAGATGCTGCCTATCGGGATAACGCGACAACTAAAGCATATAAATATTATCAAGTAGCAACAAATTCGGAGGCGCTCGATAATTATTTGGCAAACTTACTACCCGATAATTTCGACCATGCAGATATTGTAAAAACGTTAAAAGATAATTCTACCTATACGTTTCCAACGCTTTTGCAAGCGATCACGAATTGCATTGATGAACAGAATGTAAATAAAGATAATATAGGGGCTATATTTACAACCTATCGTTTATTGGCATCTGACGAAGAAAGACCTTTACCTGTAACGTTAGATTCAACCTACATAAATCAGTTGCATTCTGAATTAGAAACTGATGGCCGAAACATTAAAGAGTCTGGATATTACGATTTAGTCGCCATGCAATTGGCACATGGTCATTCCGTTTCCTTAATAGAGGGTGGAGATATAAAATATGTTGCAGAACTCATGGACTATTATGTGGATCATGGAGACTTATTAGTAAATAGTGTGGGATGGAATATACCGCTATTAAATGAAACACTACAATACATGGTAAATCATAAACTTGGCTATAAATTATTGCTCTCAGACATATTGCCCCAATTTGAAGATATTAAGAACAGAATAGGTGTAACGGATGAGGTATTTATCGAGCATTTAGCAGAGTGGAATACCGATTTGGATAAGTATATCACTAAGAACAATATTAAAGATGTAATTCCTGACGCATCTTTTTACGATTTGACCACTAAAATAAGCAATGTCCTGACCGATCATATCAATAAAATAGCGTTCGAAGCGTTGTCTGAAATAAGTGTTGATACATTATACGCCCAAAGAACAGCACATACATCATATTATTGGTTTGTCGCAATAAAACATTTACTGGCTAAAATCAAATCCTTGCCAGATAACTTGACTGAATTTGGCAAAAAGATTCTGATGGATATTGCTTCTGGAACTCAAAGTTTGAATCCTTTCCCTAATTGTTTCAAGAATATAGTTGAAAGATTGGATAAACGAAAAATTAAATCGACAGTTACCGATATAAGAAATGATTTCTGCATCGGTAAAAAGACTATCAATGCAATAAAGTTTCAATTTTTCGAAACATGGCTTAGATCGCATGGTAATTTGAAAAGTCAAGCTGGAGACGTTATTGATAAAATAGTGAAACCTGTAATTTCCGATGGGGCATGCCGTTCATTGATTCTGCAAAACAAAGATTTTTATATGGATTTAATAAATACAGCAGGGGATGATGCTTATGAATTGAAAAAGAGTCTCCGAAACCTCATACAAAAAGATTCAGATCCGCAATTGGTTAAATTTGTCAATTCGATAGATTCAGTACCTGAGGTTGAAACCGCGTAA
- a CDS encoding ATP-binding protein, with product METVNRILQEKITARIAPNKAVLIFGARRVGKTVMMRKIVDNYSGRTMMLNGEDYDTLALLENRSIANYRHLLDGIDLLAIDEAQNIPQIGSILKLIVDEIPGISVLASGSSSFDLLNKTGEPLVGRSTQFLLTPFSQREIAQTETALETRQNLEARLIYGSYPEVVMMENYERKTDYLRDIVGAYLLKDILAIDGLKNSSKMRDLLRLIAFQLGSEVSYEELGKQLGMSKTTVEKYLDLLEKVFVIYRLGAYSRNLRKEVTKAGKWYFYDNGIRNAIIGAFSPLAIRQDVGALWENYIIGERRKANFNEGLHREFYFWRTYDKQEIDLIEESADSLTALEFKWGNKMPAAPKAFQEAYPYAEFHVVNRENYLEFV from the coding sequence ATGGAAACAGTAAATAGAATACTTCAAGAGAAGATTACAGCACGAATCGCGCCCAATAAAGCAGTACTGATTTTTGGTGCTCGCCGTGTTGGTAAAACGGTAATGATGCGTAAAATTGTGGACAACTATTCAGGTAGGACGATGATGCTCAACGGCGAAGACTACGACACATTAGCACTATTGGAGAATCGCTCAATAGCCAATTATCGGCATTTATTGGATGGTATTGATTTGCTGGCTATTGATGAGGCACAGAACATACCACAAATCGGTAGTATTCTGAAGTTGATAGTTGATGAAATACCGGGAATAAGTGTCTTGGCAAGTGGTTCTTCGTCATTCGATTTGCTGAATAAGACTGGTGAACCGTTGGTCGGCCGCAGTACGCAATTTCTCCTTACACCATTCTCGCAACGGGAAATCGCACAGACGGAAACGGCACTTGAAACCCGCCAGAACCTCGAAGCGCGCTTGATTTACGGTTCCTATCCCGAAGTAGTAATGATGGAGAACTATGAACGTAAAACAGACTACCTACGTGATATTGTCGGTGCATACCTGCTTAAAGATATCTTAGCAATTGACGGCTTAAAAAATTCGAGCAAGATGCGCGATCTACTGCGATTGATAGCTTTTCAGTTGGGCAGCGAAGTTTCTTACGAAGAGTTAGGTAAACAACTCGGCATGAGCAAGACGACCGTTGAAAAATACCTCGACCTATTGGAAAAGGTCTTCGTTATCTATCGTCTGGGGGCTTATTCGCGTAACCTACGCAAGGAGGTTACAAAAGCTGGCAAGTGGTACTTCTACGACAACGGCATTCGCAATGCCATTATCGGGGCTTTCTCACCGCTGGCCATTCGGCAGGATGTCGGTGCGCTGTGGGAGAACTACATCATCGGAGAGCGGCGCAAAGCGAACTTCAATGAGGGACTGCACAGGGAGTTCTATTTCTGGCGCACCTACGACAAACAGGAAATCGACCTGATTGAGGAGAGTGCCGACAGTCTTACCGCCTTGGAGTTCAAGTGGGGAAATAAAATGCCGGCCGCACCGAAAGCCTTCCAAGAAGCCTATCCCTATGCCGAGTTTCATGTGGTAAATCGGGAGAATTATTTGGAGTTCGTATAA
- a CDS encoding RteC domain-containing protein: MNYFLLAETDFFRLINEAGDCNMETAYTAFATQVIELCNGGMDMNLTVIALAYIEIELQHHPVRNLSEEKREIAAYVSKALSFVRKMQKFLATPQVPPLISANNATETTASLLQWTGNAIDLVELIYGIDVMGCINNGNMPLKQLAPLLYKIFGVDSKDCYRFYTDIKRRKNESRTYFIDRMQEKLNERMLRDEELERMRK; the protein is encoded by the coding sequence ATGAATTATTTCTTGCTGGCGGAAACCGACTTTTTCCGCCTGATAAACGAAGCCGGCGACTGCAATATGGAAACGGCATACACGGCTTTCGCCACCCAAGTGATCGAACTGTGCAACGGCGGCATGGACATGAACCTTACCGTCATCGCGCTTGCCTACATCGAAATCGAGTTGCAGCACCATCCCGTACGTAATCTGTCAGAAGAAAAAAGAGAGATTGCCGCCTACGTCAGCAAGGCTCTGTCTTTCGTAAGAAAGATGCAGAAATTCCTTGCCACGCCCCAAGTGCCACCACTAATATCCGCCAACAACGCAACAGAAACCACCGCCAGCCTTCTTCAATGGACGGGCAATGCCATCGACCTCGTGGAACTTATCTACGGCATAGACGTGATGGGCTGCATCAACAACGGCAATATGCCGCTCAAACAGCTCGCCCCACTTCTCTATAAGATATTCGGGGTTGATTCTAAAGACTGCTACCGCTTCTACACTGATATCAAACGCCGGAAGAACGAAAGCCGCACCTATTTCATTGACAGGATGCAGGAAAAACTGAACGAGAGAATGTTGCGTGATGAGGAGTTGGAGCGGATGAGAAAATAA